The window CACTTTTGATGCAAAGGAATATGTGACTCAAACTAGGCCATTTCATTCCAAACCACACAATTGAAAATCATAAGACTCCTCGTGACATTTTCAGAAGGCCAGCAATAGCCCTGGGGATCAATAAAACACATGCCATGTCTCCACCAGGGCCTCCTAACAAAGGACACAACCAACACTCTCTTCTAACCCTTCTATCCCACCTCCCACGCATAGCACAGATGATCAGAATTTAGAGAGGCTCCACCAAAAGGAAAGTTACTCAACCGCATCTCCTTACCATGGATAATATAGGACTTCACATACGAGACagcagacaagaaaaaaaaattttttacaGAGACATTTTAGGTAACTTTTTAATGGAAATGCCTGTCTTTTCATCTATAAACATGAAAGAACCATTTTCAGATGATCAGAAGAATGAGACAGGAAGTTAACACCTGCAGAATTGAACAGCTCACAACACTCTCCTGAATTATTTAACTCAGAGTAGATATTGATAAAATTCTTTATAGGCACTGAATACACAGCTTGCAATTCCCATAACCCATCTGTAATAAGTGCAAAATTAAGCTTTGAAGTGACACCATTATGATGACAAGCCAATACTTATTAAGAGCTGGTCAAGGTTCTCCATGCAGCTGGAATACAGATCTTCTGGACAATTACTTTAGGGAGAAGAACTCCACATTCCTTCCTCCTAGAGATAGAAAGTGGACAGGGGATGCAGGAAATCATTCCCTTGAGTCTTTCAGCAGACATTcacacacagctcacagcacTCACATTTCCAACCCTTCACACCATCCAAGGTGTCCGTTCACCCATTTATCATAAAAATCTGTGACAGTGGAGACCCAGTTCCCCAGTCCATTTTTCTTGTCAGCACCAATTTCACACAGCTATCTGCACATCTCTGTGCTATGGGAGATATATTTGCTGTTCACTGAAGTTCTGTGAAGAGACTTCGTAggtctcaaagaaaaagctgggCAGTCTTCCAAGAGACACTGACTCAGTGAATATCTGATCTCAGGGAATTATGCCCACCTTGTATCTACCACTGCACCTTGATTCTCACCCTTTCTGTCCAGGCAATTCTTGCCATGATAAATACTTTCTACCCAAGGCTCATCCAGCTCCATCTGACATAGCTCTACCttgaaaatcaagaaaaaaccaaagcagTTCTAGAATTTCCTCCTCCACATTCAGCCACCCACAGCCTTTTCAAAGAATCACAACTTTGACAAGATCCTTCATCCTCATAAAAGACAAACAGATATTATCAAGGAAAACTTGTTGCATGGTCCAAATTCTTTGTTGCAGACAAAGACCAGAGAATAGATGACACAAATACTTCCTTTTGACCTCCAGTATGAATCATGGACAGCGATAAAGGCTGAGAACAACGTGCACAGAGGTTCCACACAAAGCCATCAGCATTTTGGTCAAGACACATTCTACCTATTCAAACACATCTGCTCTTGGGAAGACACATGAGTCTTCTAAAAAGGTGCATTTCTTAATAACGTGATCTGTCCCTTCAGAAGATCTAATACGAAGAGCAAGAAAGATTCCACAGAGCACAGGTGACAAGGGGGAAACAATGCCTGGAACATGATCAATACCCAAACCGCTGATCTAACCAACAGcgtgccagcagcagccttctccctccttcctccttcacGAACTGGAAGCCTGAGGACCCACCCCATGTTCACACAATGATAGCAATGGGCACCACCCTTCAGAACTACACCAAAGGAAACTTAACCATGCTGCTAGAAATAGTCTCCTAGGCAAGCCAGAGAACACGGCGGGGAAAGAGCAGGGCACTATCAGGAGAAAGCGTCGCGGAGAAAATCTGGACGGAGGAACTCACCGAGGGAGGGGCGGGGTCCGAGGGGAGGGCGCCGGCCGGGTCCTCGTCGCCGAGCAGCGGCGCGGGCTCGTcgggcggcggccgggccgggagggTGTCGCAGCAGCTGGCGGCCGAGAAGCGCAGGTGGCTCTTGCGCGAGTCGGCCGTGAGCGACACGTCGTGCGCGTAGGACTGCAGGAAGGCGCGCACGCCGTCGATGCCCACGAAGTGCGAGACGGGCACGCCGCGCGAGGCGCCGCTGTCCggcggcagcagctgctggcggTGGCAGCGGCGCAGGcgcagcgccagcagcagcagcaggaaggccaCGAAGAGGCACGAGACGGCGGCCACGGCCAGCACGAGCCAGCGCGTCAGGCTGGCGGCCGGCtcgcccggcgccgccgcctcgTGCGCCGCGCTGCCCAGCTCGGCCAGCAGCTCGGCCACGCTCTCGGCCAGCACCACGCTCAGCGTGGCCGTGGCCGACAGCGCCGGCCGCCCGTGGTCCcgcaccagcaccaccaggctGTGGCGCGCCGCGTCGCGGGCCAGCGGCGAGCGCGCCGTGCGCACCTCGCCGCTGTGCGGCCCCACGCGGAACAGCCCCGGCTCCGTGGCCTTGGCCAGCTCGTAGGACAGCCACGCGTTCTGCCCCGCGTCCGCGTCCACCGCCACCACCTTGGCCACCAGCGCGCCGGCCTCCGACCGCCGCGGCGCCAGCTCCACGCCCGACcacgccgccgccgcggccgccggcgGGTACAGCACCTGCGGCGCGTTGTCGTTCTCGTCCACGATCTGCAGCCGCACCGACACGTTGCTGCTCAGCGCCGGCGCGCCGCCGTCCTCCGCCCGCACGCACAGCTGCAGCTCGCGCAGCTGCTCGTAGTCCAAGGAGCGCAGCGCGTACAGCGCGCCCGTCTCCGCCTGCACCGACACGTACGACGACAGCGGCGCGCCCCGCACCCGCCCCTCCGCCAGCCGGTAGCGCACGCGCGCGTTCTGCCCCCAGTCCGCGTCCGTGGCGCGCACCGTCAGCACCAGCGCGCCCGCCGCGTTGTTCTCCGCCAGCCGCGCGCTGTAGCGCTCCTCCAAGAACACCGGCGCGTTGTCGTTCACGTCCAGCACCCGCAGCGCCAGCACCGCGCTGCTCTGCAGCGACGGCGACCCGCCGTCGGCCGCCCGCACCGTCACGTTGTACTCCGACACCTGCTCCCGGTCCAGCTCTCTCGCTGTCACCACGCTGTAGTAGCTGCCGTGAGAACTCTGCAACCGGAATGGGATATCCCCGTCCAGCGAGCAGCGCACCTCACCATTGGCCCCCGAGTCCCGATCATGTACGTGCAGCAGGGCGACCGTCGTCCCCGGAGGAGCGTCCTCAGAAATCTCACTTAGTGCTGAGCGTAAAGAAATCACTGGTGTGTTATCATTTATGTCTGTGACGGTGATCGTGACTTTGGCAGTGTCGGAAAGGCCTCCTCCGTCCCGTGCCTGCACCTCCAGTTTGTAAGACTCGCCTTCCTCGAAGTCCAGGCTTTGCAACAGAGTGATAGCTCCACTCTCAAAGTCTAGACGGAATATCTTGAAAGCtctttctgttattttctttaatgagTAATTCACGTCTCCATACAGTCTCTCGTCGGCGTCAGTGGCCATGACGGTGACGAGGACAGAGCCCACGTGCACATCCTCGGGCACACGCACCGTGTACTCCGCCTGGCTGAACACGGGCGCGTTGTCGTTCGCGTCCAGCACCGTCACGCGGATCCGAGCCGTGCCCGTCCGTGCCGGATCGCCGCCGTCCGTCGCCCTCAGCACCAGCTCGTGAAACGCCGCCTCCTCCCGGTCCAGCGCCTTCGCCAGCACCAGCTCGGGACGCTGATCGCCGCCGGGGCCCGCCTGCACGGCCAGCGAGAAGTGCTCGTCACCACTCAGCTCGTAGCTCTGCAGCGAATTTCGGCCCAAGTCCGCGTCATGAGCCTCAGGTAAGGGAAATCGCGACCCAGGGGCTGTCGTCTCACCTATTCTTTCTTCCAGCTCAATATCCTTGAAGCTAGGGGCGTTGTCGTTAATGTCCGAGATTTCCACTTCTATTTCATAGAACTTCATTTCCCCCTCCACTATCAGTTCACAGCGCAGCAGGCATCGCTGCACACTTTcgcacagctgctctctgtcGATCCTTTCCGCCGTCACCAAATGTCCCGTCTTCCCGTGCAGAGCAAAATATTGGGTATTACCTTCGGAGACAACACGGACGGCATTATCGCTTATCTCGGGTagctgcagccccaggtccTTGGCCACGTCGCCCACGAACGAGCCCTTGGGCATCTCCTCGGGCACCGAGTAGCGCAGCTGCCCCCGCGCCGCCTCCCACGCCACCAGCAGCAcggcccagagcagagctcgcTGCCGCCGGCCCCAGCGCCTCCCCGCCGCGCACATCTCCACAGCGGCACCGCACTGCGGCCAGCTATTCCCCGCCTCTGACTACCGATCCTGCTCCTTGTTCCACTCAGACCCCGCTAAGCGCTCCCAGCTTCTGCCGTCGGCCCTTCCGTCTCGCTGTAGCAGCGTCCGTACCTCGGGGACTCTTGCAGACCGCCCGCCGCCGAGCCTGACAGGGAACAACCGATCGAACCGATCCGCAGCGGGCGGGGCTGCCGGTAGCGCTCCGAGCTTCCTCTCGCTCCTGTCGGTCAACAGCGGCGCCCGCAGCCTCCTCCCGGCACTGCAGGCACCGAGCGctgcccggcgctgcccgccctGCCTCGCCCACGGGCGGCTCGCGGGGAGGGGACGGTCGCCACCGAAAAGTTCTGCCAGTATCAGCGGGACTAAAGCTGTCCTTTGGGCAGCCGCCTTCCAGGAAAGCTCGGCACCCACAATGGCTTAACTTCCTTTAGACAGACAGACTTATGCTCGCTTTGGAGTACACCAGACAAAACCCATTACCAACGGGATATTACCCAGCAGCCAAGTCTCAGTATTTCGCTTCGGGATATAAAGATTACAAAGGAGGAAATATCCACTCCGTTTTCCTAAACTCATCATATAGAATTATCAGATCTTATTGTATGGTGTAAGTTCCCCCTGGAGCTTTCGTAACTCTTAACATATCAGACAAACCTAGCTTTTTAGACAAAACTTTCCAAGTGAACCAAAACAAATGATAAACCGAAAGAAAAGCTACGGTGAACCCAAAACGTTTCGGAAAACACAAGTTGAACGGCGAAACCCTGCCCTACGTTTGAACACTGATAAGGCAGGAATTGACACGGAACATGCTCATTTCTTTTGTTCGTTAAAACCCGGTATTTTGCAGCTGCCTTCCCTCAAAAGATGTaagagggagggggaaagaaaaggggtGGAGCGCTCTTTATAAAGAAATGACTCCTCACGATCATACTCAGTGAGGCATATGCACATTCCacttaaaagccaaaaaaaacccagcagtaAATAGTGTTTTTTTCTACAGTTGTTACTCGGGAGCAGACCGAAAAtacagctcagaaaataaaatctcacaTATCGGGCGTCAAAAACGAATCTCGTTCTACACGCTTAAAATTTGCCTTCATCATTAGTAACTTCCAGCGTTTCAAACACCACGTTTCACGCACGAGCAGTCGCAAGGGCATCAAAGAAAAGCTGCCGTTAATGCCTGCCTGTTCTAAGTAGCgaatgaaggaaaggaaaaggtgaaTAAGAGCACCACCAATCCTGAAAGACTTTACTCGATATAGCTGCAAGTTAGGAGCCTGTAGATTGAGCCTAAGTCTCATCATCAGCTGATGAGATAAAAAGAACCCGTTCGTAAAGCTAGATGCTGAGAAATACGGGATGGGATACGCAAAGGAATTAACTGAAACGCAGGCCAGTATGAACAATCCCAAAAGAGAAACGAAGACCAAGAACAGACTGCCTCACGCTCTTAGGAGGTAAAGGTTTGGAGAGAATAGGCATAGGTGATTACAGACCTCCGGTATGGTGGATTCGGCCGGCTGCTCTCCCGTCAAGGCGGTACTGCCCGGGCTTGCTTTCTCGCAGGAGTCGCCGCCCAGAAGCTCCTCCGCCGACAGGATGGGcaccggcggcggcggccaaGCCGCCTCGGGCacggcgcgggcgggcggcggcacGCACAGGTTGTAGGAGTAGGGCAAGGTGCCCTCGCAGAAGTCGGCCGGGAAGGCGGCGCCGGCCAGCGAGAAGCGCTGCGCGCCCAGGCAGCGCAGCAcggcgggcggcccggcccggcgcagCCGCGCCAGCACGGCCAGCGCCACGCTCAGCACCAAGAGCGCCGAGAGCAGCGCCAGCGCCAGCACCAGGTAGAACTGCAgctcggccgccgccgccgccgcctcggcGCCCGCCGGCCGCTCGCTCAGCTCCGGCAGCGCCTCCTGCAAGCTCTCGGCCAGCACCACGTGCAGCGTGGCCGTGGCCGACAGCGCCGGCTGCCCGTGGTCCTTCACCACGGCCACCAGCCGCTGCTTGGCCGCGTCCCGCTCGCCCACGGCGCGCGCCGTGCGCACCTCGCCGCTGTGCAGCCCCACGCGGAACAGCGCCGGCTCCGACGCCTGCACCAGCTCGTACGACAGCCACGCGTTGCGCCCCGCGTCCGCGTCCACCGCCACCACCTTGGCCACCAGGTAGCCGGCCTCGGCCGAGCGCGGAACCACCTCGAAAGGCGTCGCCGCCGCCCCTCCCGCAGCCTCTCCCGCCGCCGGCGCCGCGGCGGGCCAGAGCACCCTGGGCGCGTTGTCGTTGCGGTCCAGCACGAAGACGCGAACCGTGGCCGTGGAGCTGCGCGCCGGCGAGCCGCCGTCCTGCGCCCGCACGGCCACCGTGAACTCGCGGCACTGCTCGTAGTCCAAGGAGCGCTGCGCGTACAGCGCGCCGCTCCGCGCCTCCACCGACACGAGcggcgccgcgcccgccgcgcccgcgctgccgcccgccAGCCAGTAGCTCACGCGCCCGTTGGCGCCCGCGTCCGCGTCCCGCGCCTGCACGCGCAGCACCAGCGCGCCCGCCGCGTTGTTCTCCGCCACGTACGCGCTGTACGCCGCCTCCTCGAACACCGGCGCGTTGTCGTTCACGTCCGAcacctccagcaccagctccctgctgctccgcAGCGCCGGCCTGCCCCGGTCCCGGGCCACCACCGACACGCGATGCTCCGACGCCTGCTCGCGGTCCAGCGCGCCCGATGTCACCACCTTGTACGACCCGCCCGACGACGCAACGATCGACAACGGCGCCTCTCCCGATAGCTCGCACGACACCTGACCGTTCTCGCCCGAGTCTGGGTCGTTTACGTTCAGCACGGCCACCACGGTCCCCGCTGGCGTGTCCTCCGGCACAGGGCTCGACAGCGACAAAACCGTGATCTCTGGCGCGTTGTCGTTCACATCTAGCACCTCGACCACCACCTTGCACTGTGCCACCAGACCTCCACCATCCCTCGCCTCCACCAGTAATGTGTAGCCTCTTGTGTCCTCGAAGTCCAAAGCCTCTTTTAGCGTGATCATTCCTCTTTCCGTGTCCATCATGAACTTCTGAAGTACCTTGGCAGGCATTTTCCCAAACCCATAAGTGATGCGAGCATTGTTGCCGATATCGGCGTCGGAGGCAGAGACGTTTAACACTCTCGACCCCGGGGCTGCGTCTTCGCGCAATCTCGCACGGTACTGGTCCTGCCCGAATACGGGTGGATTGTCGTTGGCATCTGTCACATTGATCCGAATCCTGATAGTTCCGGATCTAACTGGATCCCCGGCATCCACCGCCACCAGCACCAGCTCAAAAGagctttccttctccctgtccAACGCTCTGTCCAGCACTAATTCCGGCTGATTGCTTCCGTCAGGGCTCTCCTTCATGACCAGAGAGAAAGATGGGTTGCTGGTGAGCTGGTAACTCAGCAGCGAATTGCTTCCTGAGTCAGCATCTTGGGCCATCTCCAGGGGAAAACGAGCACCGGGACCCGTCCATTCCCCTATGTCAAGTTCCAGAGCAGCATTGCTGAAGACTGGGGAGTTGTCATTCACGTCCTCGATCGCCACTTCGACGTGGAAAATATTCAGCGGGTTGTGCACCAGCACCTCGAAGCTGACGGAGCAGGTCGCCGACTCGCCGCACATCTCCTCCCGGTCCAGCCTCTCGTTCACGTACAGGTTCCCGTTCTCCTCATTCACCGTGAAGTATTTCAGCTGCTTCTTGCCGCCAGACGCCACCTGCAGCTTGCGCGCCGGCAGCTCGCCCGCGCTGAGCCCCAGGTCCCGCGCCAGCGGCCCCACGAGCGagcctctgcccagctcctcggCGATGGCGTAGCGGACCCGCTCGGCCGCCGCCCGGCACCACacgcacagcagcagcagcagcagcgcggcCAGCAGCGCTCGCCCGCCGCCCGGCCCAAGCCTCTGCCGCCGCCTCACCGCCATTCTCTGCCCGCTGCGCTCGCCGCGCTCCTGCCTCCTGCCGCTGCCTCCCTTCCAGCCGTTCTCGCCGCCCACAACAGACACCGCTCAAAGCCACCCACACCGCTCGGGCCGCCtctcgccgccgccgccgctgctgtCGGTGCCGCTGCCGCTGCGGCCGGCGCCGGGCGAGCGAGCAGCCTGCGGGGGCAGGacgctgcggcggcggcggctccagCGGCGCTCGGCGGCGGCCAACAGCGACACCCGGAGGCGCCGCCGCGACACTGCAGCCGCCGCACGGCCGCGCTCAAGGGCGCCCGGCTTTGGGCGGGGCTCAGCGGCTGCACCGGCCCCGGGGGCTCTCCCCGACCAAAAACACCGAGAGCGGCAGCTCCTGCTTAACGAAAAGTAGGAACCCTTATGATTACAGCAGCAATATTCGCGTAATAACGACCTAATTATTTGTAACTGCAGTAAACATGGAAATATGTATTACACCTTATCAAAGATTTTTTGCCCTCTCTGGTTTGAAATGACACGAAAATCAGAAACTAAATATGTGTTCCAAAATTACAGATAGGTTCTCGCATGCGCGGTCAAAGAACTGAAGCCAAAATCTGAAAAGAAGATTGCTGAGATGCTTTACAATTTAATTGTGCTAGTGGTACCCTAGATATTGTTAGCCCATCATCTGTGCAAAACCGGTGTGAATCAAAAGGACATTTATCCAGTGATTAACAACTGCAGAAAAACCTGAAGCCCAGAAGCAATGGATGTGCTCTCAGATGAATGGCCGTGTACATACTTACCTagcagagaattaaaaaaatgcaaagcagtGCAGACTCTGCCCTGTGTCCATCCTTACACTGACTCTCCTTCCATCCAGAAAACCTTCTGTGCTTTTGGTGGAAACTCAAAAATTAGGCCTGCTACAATAACTGATGTAATATTtccattgttttaattttcctaaccTCTAGGCAAAAGTCTCACCATCTCCCCAGTCCGTTTTAGGACTGCAAAATCAGCTGAATGGTTTTCAATGAATTCTGAAGATTCACATACAAATCCCAAACTTCATTTTGACCTCATCAGAGAGGGGGAGATCTTTCAGTGCTGTGATTTTCTGGTGCTTTATTG of the Ammospiza nelsoni isolate bAmmNel1 chromosome 16, bAmmNel1.pri, whole genome shotgun sequence genome contains:
- the LOC132080365 gene encoding protocadherin gamma-A5-like isoform X9, which produces MCAAGRRWGRRQRALLWAVLLVAWEAARGQLRYSVPEEMPKGSFVGDVAKDLGLQLPEISDNAVRVVSEGNTQYFALHGKTGHLVTAERIDREQLCESVQRCLLRCELIVEGEMKFYEIEVEISDINDNAPSFKDIELEERIGETTAPGSRFPLPEAHDADLGRNSLQSYELSGDEHFSLAVQAGPGGDQRPELVLAKALDREEAAFHELVLRATDGGDPARTGTARIRVTVLDANDNAPVFSQAEYTVRVPEDVHVGSVLVTVMATDADERLYGDVNYSLKKITERAFKIFRLDFESGAITLLQSLDFEEGESYKLEVQARDGGGLSDTAKVTITVTDINDNTPVISLRSALSEISEDAPPGTTVALLHVHDRDSGANGEVRCSLDGDIPFRLQSSHGSYYSVVTARELDREQVSEYNVTQAQPNTDWRFSQTQRPGTSGSQNGEEAGAWPNNQFDTEMLQAMILASANEAADGNSTLGGGNGTMGLSARYGPQFTLQHVPDYRQNVYIPGSNATLTNAAGKRDAKNAAPAGGNKKKSGKKEKK
- the LOC132080603 gene encoding protocadherin gamma-B5-like — encoded protein: SVVGGENGWKGGSGRRQALLLLLLCVWCRAAAERVRYAIAEELGRGSLVGPLARDLGLSAGELPARKLQVASGGKKQLKYFTVNEENGNLYVNERLDREEMCGESATCSVSFEVLVHNPLNIFHVEVAIEDVNDNSPVFSNAALELDIGEWTGPGARFPLEMAQDADSGSNSLLSYQLTSNPSFSLVMKESPDGSNQPELVLDRALDREKESSFELVLVAVDAGDPVRSGTIRIRINVTDANDNPPVFGQDQYRARLREDAAPGSRVLNVSASDADIGNNARITYGFGKMPAKVLQKFMMDTERGMITLKEALDFEDTRGYTLLVEARDGGGLVAQCKVVVEVLDVNDNAPEITVLSLSSPVPEDTPAGTVVAVLNVNDPDSGENGQVSCELSGEAPLSIVASSGGSYKVVTSGALDREQASEHRVSVVARDRGRPALRSSRELVLEVSDVNDNAPVFEEAAYSAYVAENNAAGALVLRVQARDADAGANGRVSYWLAGGSAGAAGAAPLVSVEARSGALYAQRSLDYEQCREFTVAVRAQDGGSPARSSTATVRVFVLDRNDNAPRVLWPAAAPAAGEAAGGAAATPFEVVPRSAEAGYLVAKVVAVDADAGRNAWLSYELVQASEPALFRVGLHSGEVRTARAVGERDAAKQRLVAVVKDHGQPALSATATLHVVLAESLQEALPELSERPAGAEAAAAAAELQFYLVLALALLSALLVLSVALAVLARLRRAGPPAVLRCLGAQRFSLAGAAFPADFCEGTLPYSYNLCVPPPARAVPEAAWPPPPVPILSAEELLGGDSCEKASPGSTALTGEQPAESTIPELMMRLRLNLQAPNLQLYRVKSFRIGGALIHLFLSFIRYLEQAGINGSFSLMPLRLLVRETWCLKRWKLLMMKANFKRVERDSFLTPDITFRWRPSPPREPPVGEAGRAAPGSARCLQCREEAAGAAVDRQEREEARSATGSPARCGSVRSVVPCQARRRAVCKSPRGTDAATARRKGRRQKLGALSGV